A genomic segment from Actinoplanes sichuanensis encodes:
- a CDS encoding ABC transporter ATP-binding protein, with translation MTTLLPVASPREVVVAARRLIAADGRAVTGMLVLSALAAAAGLGGPWLLGRIIDTVAAGGRVGDVDRLALAVLVCALAQTLLSRYALSAAYRFGERTAARIRELFLDRVLGLPASVVERTPAGDLAARGSTDVDGVATALRDFLPPIFVGLVQMVFLIVAVIVLDPLLGVVGVIGFSGIWFVTRWYLRRARGAYLTEGAATSRLADELAATTDGARTVEAFALHRQRITAGDAALAETRRTRLVTLGLRSVFFPLAETSYAVPAVLALVLGGLLHIDGRVTVGTVAAAVLYLRQLVSPLDTILIFLDQMQAGGASFARVEGLGAVPAPVLTVDREPVDERIEVRAVRYAYDEGRDVLHDVELTVRPGERLAIVGLSGAGKSTLGRLVAGVERPTAGSVTVGGVAIAELPPDRLRRHVVLVTQEHHVFRETLRENLMVAAPDAELEAALRTVGADWADDLDRDLGEHPLDGAQAQQLALARVVLADPHTVILDEATALLDPTAARAAERSLAAVLHSRTVIAIAHRLQTAHDADRVAVMEAGRIIELGTHDELVAADGPYAALWRSWHGGESMPSPA, from the coding sequence ATGACCACGCTGCTACCCGTCGCCAGTCCCCGTGAGGTCGTCGTCGCCGCCCGGCGGCTGATCGCCGCCGACGGCCGGGCCGTCACCGGGATGCTCGTCCTCAGTGCGCTGGCCGCCGCCGCCGGGCTCGGCGGGCCGTGGCTACTCGGCCGGATCATCGACACCGTCGCCGCGGGCGGCCGGGTCGGCGACGTCGACCGGCTCGCCCTCGCCGTACTGGTCTGCGCTCTCGCACAGACCCTGCTGTCCCGGTACGCGCTGTCGGCCGCTTACCGGTTCGGCGAACGCACCGCCGCCCGCATCCGGGAACTCTTCCTCGACCGGGTTCTCGGCCTGCCCGCCTCGGTCGTCGAACGCACCCCGGCCGGTGACCTGGCCGCCCGCGGCAGCACCGACGTGGACGGCGTCGCCACCGCGCTGCGCGACTTCCTGCCACCGATCTTCGTCGGCCTCGTCCAGATGGTGTTCCTGATCGTCGCGGTGATCGTGCTCGACCCGCTGCTCGGCGTCGTCGGCGTGATCGGCTTCTCCGGCATCTGGTTCGTCACCCGCTGGTACCTCAGACGGGCCCGCGGCGCCTACCTCACCGAGGGCGCCGCCACCTCCCGACTCGCCGACGAACTCGCCGCCACCACCGACGGCGCGCGGACCGTCGAAGCGTTCGCCCTGCATCGGCAGCGGATCACCGCCGGTGACGCGGCCCTCGCCGAGACCCGCCGCACCAGGCTCGTCACCCTCGGCCTGCGCAGCGTGTTCTTCCCGCTGGCCGAGACGTCGTACGCGGTGCCGGCGGTGCTCGCCCTGGTTCTCGGCGGGCTCCTGCACATCGACGGCCGGGTCACCGTCGGCACCGTCGCCGCGGCCGTCCTCTACCTGCGGCAGCTGGTCAGCCCGCTGGACACCATCCTGATCTTCCTCGACCAGATGCAGGCCGGTGGCGCGTCGTTCGCCCGGGTCGAGGGCCTCGGCGCGGTCCCGGCCCCGGTACTGACCGTCGACCGGGAACCCGTCGACGAGCGGATCGAGGTACGGGCCGTCCGGTACGCCTACGACGAGGGCCGGGATGTGCTCCACGACGTCGAACTGACCGTCCGCCCCGGCGAACGGCTCGCCATCGTCGGGCTCTCCGGCGCCGGCAAATCCACCCTCGGCCGGCTCGTCGCCGGTGTCGAACGCCCCACCGCCGGCAGCGTCACCGTCGGCGGCGTCGCCATCGCCGAACTGCCACCCGACCGGCTACGCCGCCACGTCGTCCTGGTCACCCAGGAACACCACGTGTTCCGGGAGACGCTGCGGGAGAACCTGATGGTCGCCGCGCCCGACGCCGAACTCGAGGCCGCGCTGCGCACCGTGGGCGCCGACTGGGCCGACGACCTCGACCGTGACCTGGGGGAACACCCGCTCGACGGCGCGCAGGCCCAACAGTTGGCGCTGGCCCGGGTGGTCCTCGCCGACCCGCACACGGTCATCCTCGACGAGGCGACCGCACTGCTCGACCCGACCGCGGCCCGGGCTGCCGAACGGTCGCTGGCGGCGGTGCTGCACTCGCGTACCGTCATCGCCATCGCCCACCGCCTGCAGACCGCCCACGACGCCGACCGCGTCGCCGTGATGGAGGCCGGCCGGATCATCGAACTCGGCACCCACGACGAGCTGGTCGCCGCCGACGGGCCGTACGCGGCACTGTGGCGTTCCTGGCACGGCGGCGAGAGCATGCCCTCCCCGGCGTGA
- the prfH gene encoding peptide chain release factor H yields the protein MAVRHLMVSAGRGPQECSWALARLVRRLEADAAKRKIVTRRVESVAGERAGTFRSILLEIGGDGAAEFVDSWSGTLCWQAPSPYRAGLGRKNWYVTAQPCSVDVERTVFDEADVEIVPTRTGGPGGQHRNKASTAVRATHRPSGIVVVADTERQFSLNRGIALRLIRERLEAGDAAASQAAETARWRIHDELVRGNPTRVERP from the coding sequence ATGGCCGTACGACATCTGATGGTTTCTGCTGGTCGCGGGCCGCAAGAGTGCTCGTGGGCGCTGGCCCGGCTGGTTCGTCGGCTGGAGGCCGATGCCGCGAAGCGGAAGATCGTGACCCGGCGGGTGGAGAGCGTGGCCGGGGAGCGAGCCGGGACGTTTCGGTCGATTCTGCTGGAGATCGGTGGGGACGGGGCGGCGGAGTTCGTGGATTCGTGGAGTGGGACGCTGTGCTGGCAGGCGCCGAGTCCCTATCGGGCCGGGCTGGGGCGCAAGAACTGGTATGTGACAGCGCAGCCCTGTTCGGTGGATGTCGAGCGGACCGTCTTCGACGAGGCCGATGTGGAGATCGTGCCCACCCGGACCGGTGGGCCCGGTGGCCAGCATCGGAACAAGGCGAGCACCGCGGTCCGGGCCACGCATCGGCCCAGCGGGATCGTGGTGGTCGCCGACACCGAGCGGCAGTTCAGCCTGAACCGCGGCATCGCGCTGCGGCTCATCCGGGAACGCCTGGAAGCCGGTGATGCGGCAGCGTCACAGGCCGCCGAGACGGCCCGGTGGCGGATCCACGACGAACTGGTCCGCGGCAACCCGACCCGCGTCGAACGCCCATAG
- a CDS encoding Lrp/AsnC family transcriptional regulator, with protein sequence MDIDTLDRQIVHALRVDGRAGYREIGAVLGVSDQTVARRYRRLREGAGVRVVGMPNPIRLGYESWMLRLHTSPDMAGPLADALARRPDTAWVSVFSGGTEISCLARLAAHADRESLLLDKLPRTPRLVSVTAHCLIHHFVGGAVGPDRRDDALTAEQVAALTPDGVPAPPPPPFTIGGSPQPGDPDVPLDIRTARPAGLPPTESAGRPPVRPAGLPPAESAGLPPVRPAGLPPAESAGLPPVRPTGLPPVRLADGDEALLGVLSRDGRAGYAELAAATGWPESTVRRRMRELRRSGALYYDVEVQPQVFGFLAPVLLWVTVAPSRLAAVGAALAEHEEVVFAAATTGSTNLVATVICTDMAAFYRYLTERISGLDGVDRVESAPLLRHVKQLGRV encoded by the coding sequence GTGGATATCGACACGCTGGATCGGCAGATCGTGCACGCGCTGCGGGTCGACGGTCGGGCCGGTTACCGGGAGATCGGCGCGGTTCTCGGTGTCTCCGACCAGACGGTGGCCCGGCGCTACCGGCGTCTACGGGAGGGCGCCGGGGTCCGGGTGGTGGGCATGCCCAATCCGATCCGGCTCGGGTATGAGTCGTGGATGCTGCGGCTGCACACCTCACCGGACATGGCCGGGCCGCTCGCCGACGCGCTGGCCCGCCGACCCGACACGGCCTGGGTGAGCGTGTTCTCCGGCGGCACCGAGATCAGCTGCCTGGCCCGGCTGGCCGCGCACGCCGACCGGGAGTCGCTGCTGCTGGACAAGCTGCCGCGCACGCCCCGGCTGGTGTCGGTGACCGCACACTGCCTGATCCACCATTTCGTCGGCGGCGCGGTCGGCCCGGACCGGCGCGACGACGCACTGACCGCCGAGCAGGTCGCCGCACTGACCCCCGACGGGGTGCCGGCACCACCACCCCCGCCGTTCACGATCGGCGGCTCCCCCCAGCCCGGCGACCCGGACGTCCCGCTCGACATCCGGACAGCGCGACCAGCCGGGCTCCCACCGACCGAATCGGCCGGACGTCCTCCGGTGCGGCCGGCCGGACTTCCGCCGGCTGAATCGGCCGGGCTTCCTCCGGTGCGGCCGGCCGGACTTCCGCCGGCCGAGTCGGCCGGGCTTCCTCCGGTGCGGCCGACCGGGCTTCCTCCGGTGCGGCTGGCCGACGGTGATGAGGCGCTGCTCGGGGTGCTGTCGCGGGACGGGCGGGCCGGTTACGCCGAGCTGGCGGCGGCGACCGGCTGGCCGGAGTCGACGGTTCGTCGCCGGATGCGCGAGCTGCGCCGCAGCGGGGCCCTCTACTACGACGTCGAGGTGCAGCCGCAGGTGTTCGGTTTCCTGGCCCCGGTGCTGCTCTGGGTGACGGTGGCACCGTCCCGGCTGGCCGCCGTCGGAGCCGCCCTGGCCGAACACGAGGAGGTCGTCTTCGCGGCCGCCACCACCGGCTCGACGAACCTGGTCGCGACGGTGATCTGCACCGACATGGCGGCCTTCTACCGCTACCTGACCGAACGGATCAGCGGCCTCGACGGCGTCGACCGGGTCGAGTCCGCGCCCCTGTTGCGGCATGTGAAGCAGCTCGGCCGAGTGTGA
- a CDS encoding RNA ligase RtcB family protein, translated as MSSQQSTRATVTVFAEPGSWIETDAVDQCHQVAALDGMIHVAGMPDLHPGKGAPIGAAMLSSVLYPFLVGSDIGCGIAVYPVKLKRVVPERLAGRFPDLDEPVDPTGLDVPAGYTDQLGTVGRGNHFVELARVDEILDSGHAERLGLAAGDTVLIVHSGSRGLGERILRSHTEVHGAGPAADPPAYLAAHDDAVRWGHLNRRIMAERVAEALGAELGEPVTDVCHNSVEIRDGHYLHRKGAAPGDGADVLIAGTRGTRSFLVTGHSGPSAGHSVAHGAGRKMSRTDALRRGKAKHTVEELRRTAVGSIVVCGDRQLLFEEAPGAYKRIEQVIGDLVTHRLATPVVSTVPLVTYKTADLAPRKGGRR; from the coding sequence TTGTCTTCACAGCAGTCCACACGTGCCACCGTCACCGTCTTCGCCGAGCCCGGCAGCTGGATCGAAACCGACGCCGTCGACCAGTGCCACCAGGTCGCCGCCCTGGACGGCATGATCCACGTCGCCGGGATGCCCGACCTGCACCCCGGCAAGGGCGCCCCGATCGGCGCCGCCATGCTCTCCTCGGTGCTCTACCCGTTCCTGGTCGGCTCGGACATCGGCTGCGGGATCGCGGTGTACCCCGTCAAACTCAAGCGGGTCGTCCCGGAACGCCTGGCCGGGCGCTTCCCCGACCTGGACGAACCGGTCGACCCGACCGGCCTCGACGTCCCGGCCGGATACACCGACCAGCTCGGCACCGTCGGCCGCGGCAACCACTTCGTCGAACTCGCCCGGGTCGACGAGATCCTCGACAGCGGTCACGCCGAGCGGCTCGGCCTGGCCGCCGGTGACACCGTCCTCATCGTGCACAGCGGCTCCCGGGGACTCGGCGAGCGCATCCTGCGGTCGCACACCGAGGTGCACGGGGCCGGCCCGGCCGCCGACCCGCCCGCCTACCTGGCCGCGCACGACGACGCCGTCCGGTGGGGACACCTCAACCGGCGGATCATGGCCGAGCGGGTCGCCGAAGCGCTCGGCGCCGAACTCGGCGAACCGGTCACCGACGTCTGCCACAACTCCGTCGAGATCCGCGACGGTCACTACCTGCACCGCAAGGGCGCCGCGCCCGGCGACGGCGCCGACGTGCTCATCGCCGGCACCCGCGGCACCCGGTCCTTCCTGGTGACCGGGCACTCCGGCCCGTCGGCCGGGCATTCGGTGGCGCACGGCGCCGGACGCAAGATGTCCCGGACCGACGCGCTGCGGCGCGGCAAGGCCAAACACACGGTCGAGGAGCTTCGGCGTACGGCCGTCGGCTCGATCGTCGTCTGCGGCGACCGGCAGTTGCTCTTCGAGGAGGCACCGGGCGCCTACAAACGGATCGAGCAGGTGATCGGCGACCTGGTCACGCACCGGCTCGCCACGCCTGTCGTCAGCACGGTCCCGCTGGTCACCTACAAGACGGCCGATCTCGCGCCGCGGAAGGGAGGCCGTCGATGA
- a CDS encoding MFS transporter has protein sequence MWGAVNGAATAAGPLAGGLLTEHLGWRWIFLVNLPIVVVAVWFTMRTVTESRSDRAGRFDIPGTVTFTLAATALVYGLIRAADEGWTAAVVLGPLALGLVGVVLFVAVERRSAAPMLDLSLFRQPGFTGLIVAAFLCQAAAFAYLPFTTIWLQRVLGHGPVDAGLLGALPLSGAALLVGALAGRFLQQVRPWPAIGLGLLLIAAGDLAQSVVGADSSATVLIPGLILVGLGAGVVLPVLSSAVLAEVPHERSGMAGGTLNTFRQLGFAFGVAIFGTVVADVSPQQNRYADGLSDAVLMAGGFALVAALAVVLLARPNVEQPVKIG, from the coding sequence GTGTGGGGCGCGGTCAACGGCGCCGCCACCGCGGCCGGGCCGCTGGCCGGCGGCCTGCTCACCGAACATCTCGGCTGGCGTTGGATCTTCCTGGTCAACCTGCCGATCGTCGTGGTCGCGGTCTGGTTCACCATGCGTACGGTCACCGAGTCCCGCTCCGACCGGGCCGGCCGTTTCGACATCCCCGGCACGGTCACCTTCACCCTGGCCGCCACCGCCCTGGTCTACGGGCTGATCCGGGCCGCCGACGAGGGCTGGACCGCCGCCGTCGTGCTCGGTCCGCTCGCCCTCGGCCTGGTCGGGGTCGTGCTGTTCGTCGCCGTCGAACGCCGCTCGGCCGCTCCGATGCTGGACCTGAGCCTGTTCCGGCAGCCCGGGTTCACCGGCCTGATCGTCGCCGCGTTCCTCTGCCAGGCGGCCGCGTTCGCCTACCTGCCGTTCACCACGATCTGGCTGCAGCGGGTGCTCGGGCACGGCCCGGTCGACGCCGGGCTGCTCGGCGCGCTGCCGCTGAGCGGGGCCGCCCTGCTGGTCGGCGCGCTGGCCGGTCGGTTCCTCCAACAGGTCCGGCCGTGGCCGGCGATCGGGCTGGGCCTGCTGCTGATCGCGGCCGGTGACCTCGCCCAGTCGGTGGTCGGCGCGGACAGTTCGGCGACGGTCCTCATCCCGGGCCTGATCCTGGTCGGGCTGGGCGCCGGGGTGGTGCTGCCGGTGCTGTCGTCGGCGGTGCTGGCCGAGGTGCCGCACGAGCGCAGCGGCATGGCCGGCGGGACGTTGAACACGTTCCGGCAACTCGGGTTCGCGTTCGGTGTTGCGATCTTCGGCACAGTCGTCGCCGACGTCTCCCCGCAGCAGAACCGATACGCCGACGGGCTGAGTGACGCGGTCCTCATGGCCGGCGGGTTCGCCCTGGTAGCGGCCCTGGCCGTGGTGCTGCTGGCCCGGCCGAACGTGGAACAGCCGGTGAAAATCGGATGA
- a CDS encoding ABC transporter ATP-binding protein, giving the protein MYGSLWFVSLAVTPYLISQAIDRGLAPRRAGVLFAWAAVVLLVGAASAGLGIMRHRSMTKLRLAAALKTADLVMTHATRLGAALPRRVTAGEVVTIGISDVWTVGRAMNAGGVGVASIIAFCVVAFLLEQISGLLAAVVLIGVPVLALIIAPLLRRTQRAAGRYRHHQGELNGRLVDVIGGLRILNGLGGKQTHLERYRRESAKLRDQGYRVGGPSSWIGALGDGLPVVFLAVVIWLAARLAVDGDLTAGQLVAVYGYTAMLVIPVNVMIFVGFDVTRGIVAARRITDFLRLPEDDPAGEPAPPGPAPLRDPESGVCAEPGRFTALAGDRPADAAEILDRLGRYRPSDATWGGRPLAGIAQPDIRSRILVATHDADLFAGPLRVVVAGPAEPDDDRVHRALQTAVAHDVGDDLDRPIDWGGRNLSGGQRQRVRLARAVYADPEMLLAAEPTSAVDAHTEAAIADRLSTARTGRGTVLATTSPVLLDRADTVHYLVGGRVAATGTHRELLAAEPGYRALVARAFGDDE; this is encoded by the coding sequence ATGTACGGCTCGCTCTGGTTCGTCAGTCTGGCCGTCACCCCGTACCTCATCTCCCAGGCCATCGACCGCGGCCTCGCGCCGCGTCGTGCCGGTGTCCTGTTCGCCTGGGCCGCGGTGGTCCTGCTCGTCGGGGCGGCCAGCGCGGGCCTCGGCATCATGCGGCACCGCAGCATGACCAAACTGCGGCTGGCCGCCGCGCTGAAGACCGCCGACCTGGTGATGACCCACGCCACCCGGCTCGGCGCCGCGCTGCCCCGCCGGGTCACCGCCGGTGAGGTGGTCACCATCGGCATCTCCGACGTGTGGACGGTCGGCCGGGCGATGAACGCGGGCGGCGTCGGCGTGGCCTCGATCATCGCGTTCTGCGTGGTCGCGTTCCTGCTGGAGCAGATCTCCGGCCTGCTCGCCGCGGTCGTCCTGATCGGGGTGCCGGTGCTGGCGCTGATCATCGCGCCACTGCTGCGCCGCACCCAGCGGGCCGCCGGTCGGTACCGCCACCACCAGGGCGAACTCAACGGCCGGCTGGTCGACGTGATCGGCGGGCTGCGGATCCTGAACGGGCTCGGCGGCAAACAGACCCACCTGGAGCGGTACCGGCGGGAGTCGGCGAAACTACGCGACCAGGGCTACCGGGTCGGCGGGCCGTCCAGCTGGATCGGGGCGCTCGGCGACGGCCTGCCGGTGGTGTTCCTGGCCGTGGTGATCTGGCTGGCCGCCCGGCTCGCCGTCGACGGTGACCTCACCGCCGGGCAGTTGGTCGCGGTCTACGGCTACACCGCGATGCTGGTCATCCCGGTCAACGTGATGATCTTCGTGGGGTTCGACGTCACCCGGGGCATCGTCGCCGCCCGCCGGATCACCGACTTCCTGCGGCTGCCCGAGGACGACCCGGCCGGCGAACCGGCACCGCCCGGCCCGGCCCCGCTGCGCGACCCCGAATCCGGGGTGTGCGCCGAACCCGGCCGGTTCACCGCGCTGGCCGGTGACCGCCCGGCCGACGCCGCCGAAATCCTCGACCGGCTCGGCCGCTACCGGCCCAGCGACGCCACCTGGGGCGGCCGGCCGCTCGCCGGGATCGCCCAGCCCGACATCAGGTCCCGGATCCTGGTCGCCACCCACGACGCCGACCTGTTCGCCGGGCCGCTGCGCGTCGTCGTCGCCGGCCCGGCCGAACCCGACGACGACCGGGTCCACCGCGCCCTGCAGACCGCGGTCGCCCACGACGTCGGCGACGACCTGGACCGGCCGATCGACTGGGGCGGGCGCAACCTGTCCGGCGGGCAGCGGCAGCGGGTCCGGCTGGCCCGGGCCGTCTACGCCGACCCGGAGATGCTGCTCGCCGCCGAACCCACGTCGGCCGTCGACGCACACACCGAAGCGGCCATCGCCGACCGGCTCAGCACCGCGCGTACCGGCCGCGGCACCGTCCTGGCCACCACCTCACCGGTGCTGCTCGACCGGGCCGACACCGTGCACTACCTGGTCGGCGGCCGGGTCGCCGCCACCGGCACCCACCGGGAACTGCTCGCCGCGGAACCCGGCTACCGCGCCCTCGTGGCCCGCGCGTTCGGAGACGACGAATGA